One window of Triticum dicoccoides isolate Atlit2015 ecotype Zavitan chromosome 5A, WEW_v2.0, whole genome shotgun sequence genomic DNA carries:
- the LOC119303364 gene encoding uncharacterized protein LOC119303364 isoform X2, whose translation MAARTHKRPLAAVVPEPEQEHEQEQEAACSPSKRLRRAGLVVMWLEKGKARVVTIGQMAQMLRQAQHDVANSIMERLEKLLGQHFGAFQSSIMGCIEDKVQSIVQTKMQEPKAASLPSAVYEPPPRHVSEGFPETGNVKLRFDVAGPKDTLFTRCPVWKNGENAKVAILQNETQITQGDLSKLQIEILPVHADFFTGQEDFTKDEFNKQIYMYKGKELVLTTVSLTNGESSLGSFSFPESSHGKKLRLTARVKRQDLTVRVQEAITDPFVVKDRRSESNEKSPIPSKEDAIHQLKKICLKGKHWNNLVEKNITKVKHLLRHYHKDNFGLQKLLGMKKGDWNTMIEHATMCVPGDEIYSYWVPEDNCQILFNDFYDLVGKMTDNYVPYSVSDVDQFPQLKVKNWKMSAYKKFEELENSGGLIPDYYLSNGRLVLAAPANNGANTSKNQTTAEFGEQQPFLQESGFPLAQIFANNVAGPSNQETPPFAQYSYEQVTHQEPYQQHPFMPCNGIPSYPTQGNIDGTGSFPAWSISPSHNFAPAEEENSMTRANLTAQHNGYSSSLMTAGPGGVSQGTSSLNHDQAGIVNASYTMEELLGVAEAHVADQAFIAANNELPNSNNQSNGYEYDGGIW comes from the exons ATGGCGGCGCGCACGCACAAGCGgccgctcgccgccgtcgtgccGGAGCCGGAGCAGGAGCATGAGCAGGAGCAGGAGGCGGCCTGCTCCCCGAGCAAGCGGCTGCGGAGGGCGGGGCTCGTCGTCATGTGGCT GGAGAAGGGGAAGGCCAGGGTGGTCACCATCGGCCAGATGGCGCAGATGCTTCGCCAG GCGCAGCACGACGTGGCAAATTCCATCATGGAGAGGCTGGAGAAATTGTTGGGACAGCATTTTGGTGCTTTCCAGAG TTCTATTATGGGATGCATAGAAGATAAGGTTCAGTCAATTGTACAGACAAAG ATGCAGGAACCAAAAGCCGCTTCGCTTCCTAGTGCCGTTTATGAGCCTCCTCCTAG GCATGTATCAGAAGGCTTTCCTGAAACTGGAAACGTCAAACTACGCTTTGATGTTGCAGGACCAAAAGACACACTTTTCACTCGTTGTCCAGTATGGAAGAATGGAGAAAATGCTAAAGTAGCAATACTTCAAAATGAGACGCAAATCACACAGGGTGATCTTTCTAAATTGCAAATTGAGATTTTACCTGTTCATGCTGATTTCTTTACTGGACAAGAGGATTTCACCAAAGATGAATTCAACAAGCAAATATATATGTATAAAGGGAAAGAGTTGGTCTTGACAACTGTTAGCCTTACAAACGGCGAGTCCTCTCTTGGTTCATTCTCCTTTCCAGAGAGCTCCCATGGGAAAAAGTTAAGATTAACAGCTCGAGTGAAAAGGCAGGATCTTACTGTCAGAGTTCAGGAAGCAATAACTGATCCTTTTGTCGTCAAAGACCGTCGAAGTGAAT CAAATGAGAAGAGTCCTATTCCATCCAAGGAAGACGCTATACATCAACTGAAGAAAATTtgcttaaagggaaaacattggaaTAACCTTGTGGAGAAAAATATTACGAAAGTGAAGCACTTGTTGCGCCATTATCATAAAGATAATTTTGGTCTCCAAAAG CTTCTTGGCATGAAGAAGGGGGATTGGAATACCATGATTGAACATGCTACCATGTGTGTTCCTGGGGACGAGATATATTCCTATTGGGTTCCAGAGGATAATTGTCAAATCTTATTCAATGATTTCTATGATCTTGTCGGTAAGATGACTGATAACTATGTTCCTTACAGTGTCAGTGACGTCGATCAGTTTCCACAG CTTAAAGTGAAGAACTGGAAAATGTCTGCATACAAGAAATTTGAGGAGCTGGAGAACTCAGGGGGTCTTATCCCTGATTATTACCTGAGCAACGGCCGCCTTGTCCTGGCAGCGCCTGCGAACAATGGTGCCAATACTTCCAAAAATCAAACTACTGCAGAATTTGGTGAGCAACAACCATTTCTGCAGGAGAGTGGATTCCCACTGGCACAGATCTTTGCAAACAATGTTGCTGGTCCTTCGAATCAAGAAACACCACCATTTGCACAGTACAGTTACGAACAGGTTACGCATCAAG AACCATATCAGCAGCATCCTTTTATGCCATGCAACGGAATTCCTTCCTATCCGACCCAAGGAAACATTGATGGTACAGGATCATTCCCAGCATGGTCAATCAGCCCATCCCACAATTTTGCACCA GCTGAAGAGGAGAATTCAATGACTCGTGCAAATCTAACTGCCCAACACAATGGATACTCAAGCTCCTTGATGACTGCTGGTCCTG gtggggtTAGTCAGGGAACCTCTTCACTTAACCATGATCAGGCTGGCATCGTCAATGCGTCATATACAATGGAA GAATTGCTAGGAGTAGCAGAAGCACATGTGGCAGATCAGGCCTTCATAGCAGCTAACAACG AACTGCCGAATTCTAACAACCAATCTAATGGTTATGAATATGATGGTGGCATCTGGTGA
- the LOC119303364 gene encoding uncharacterized protein LOC119303364 isoform X1 — protein MAARTHKRPLAAVVPEPEQEHEQEQEAACSPSKRLRRAGLVVMWLEKGKARVVTIGQMAQMLRQAQHDVANSIMERLEKLLGQHFGAFQSSIMGCIEDKVQSIVQTKMQEPKAASLPSAVYEPPPRHVSEGFPETGNVKLRFDVAGPKDTLFTRCPVWKNGENAKVAILQNETQITQGDLSKLQIEILPVHADFFTGQEDFTKDEFNKQIYMYKGKELVLTTVSLTNGESSLGSFSFPESSHGKKLRLTARVKRQDLTVRVQEAITDPFVVKDRRSESNEKSPIPSKEDAIHQLKKICLKGKHWNNLVEKNITKVKHLLRHYHKDNFGLQKLLGMKKGDWNTMIEHATMCVPGDEIYSYWVPEDNCQILFNDFYDLVGKMTDNYVPYSVSDVDQFPQLKVKNWKMSAYKKFEELENSGGLIPDYYLSNGRLVLAAPANNGANTSKNQTTAEFGEQQPFLQESGFPLAQIFANNVAGPSNQETPPFAQYSYEQVTHQEPYQQHPFMPCNGIPSYPTQGNIDGTGSFPAWSISPSHNFAPAEEENSMTRANLTAQHNGYSSSLMTAGPGGVSQGTSSLNHDQAGIVNASYTMEELLGVAEAHVADQAFIAANNAELPNSNNQSNGYEYDGGIW, from the exons ATGGCGGCGCGCACGCACAAGCGgccgctcgccgccgtcgtgccGGAGCCGGAGCAGGAGCATGAGCAGGAGCAGGAGGCGGCCTGCTCCCCGAGCAAGCGGCTGCGGAGGGCGGGGCTCGTCGTCATGTGGCT GGAGAAGGGGAAGGCCAGGGTGGTCACCATCGGCCAGATGGCGCAGATGCTTCGCCAG GCGCAGCACGACGTGGCAAATTCCATCATGGAGAGGCTGGAGAAATTGTTGGGACAGCATTTTGGTGCTTTCCAGAG TTCTATTATGGGATGCATAGAAGATAAGGTTCAGTCAATTGTACAGACAAAG ATGCAGGAACCAAAAGCCGCTTCGCTTCCTAGTGCCGTTTATGAGCCTCCTCCTAG GCATGTATCAGAAGGCTTTCCTGAAACTGGAAACGTCAAACTACGCTTTGATGTTGCAGGACCAAAAGACACACTTTTCACTCGTTGTCCAGTATGGAAGAATGGAGAAAATGCTAAAGTAGCAATACTTCAAAATGAGACGCAAATCACACAGGGTGATCTTTCTAAATTGCAAATTGAGATTTTACCTGTTCATGCTGATTTCTTTACTGGACAAGAGGATTTCACCAAAGATGAATTCAACAAGCAAATATATATGTATAAAGGGAAAGAGTTGGTCTTGACAACTGTTAGCCTTACAAACGGCGAGTCCTCTCTTGGTTCATTCTCCTTTCCAGAGAGCTCCCATGGGAAAAAGTTAAGATTAACAGCTCGAGTGAAAAGGCAGGATCTTACTGTCAGAGTTCAGGAAGCAATAACTGATCCTTTTGTCGTCAAAGACCGTCGAAGTGAAT CAAATGAGAAGAGTCCTATTCCATCCAAGGAAGACGCTATACATCAACTGAAGAAAATTtgcttaaagggaaaacattggaaTAACCTTGTGGAGAAAAATATTACGAAAGTGAAGCACTTGTTGCGCCATTATCATAAAGATAATTTTGGTCTCCAAAAG CTTCTTGGCATGAAGAAGGGGGATTGGAATACCATGATTGAACATGCTACCATGTGTGTTCCTGGGGACGAGATATATTCCTATTGGGTTCCAGAGGATAATTGTCAAATCTTATTCAATGATTTCTATGATCTTGTCGGTAAGATGACTGATAACTATGTTCCTTACAGTGTCAGTGACGTCGATCAGTTTCCACAG CTTAAAGTGAAGAACTGGAAAATGTCTGCATACAAGAAATTTGAGGAGCTGGAGAACTCAGGGGGTCTTATCCCTGATTATTACCTGAGCAACGGCCGCCTTGTCCTGGCAGCGCCTGCGAACAATGGTGCCAATACTTCCAAAAATCAAACTACTGCAGAATTTGGTGAGCAACAACCATTTCTGCAGGAGAGTGGATTCCCACTGGCACAGATCTTTGCAAACAATGTTGCTGGTCCTTCGAATCAAGAAACACCACCATTTGCACAGTACAGTTACGAACAGGTTACGCATCAAG AACCATATCAGCAGCATCCTTTTATGCCATGCAACGGAATTCCTTCCTATCCGACCCAAGGAAACATTGATGGTACAGGATCATTCCCAGCATGGTCAATCAGCCCATCCCACAATTTTGCACCA GCTGAAGAGGAGAATTCAATGACTCGTGCAAATCTAACTGCCCAACACAATGGATACTCAAGCTCCTTGATGACTGCTGGTCCTG gtggggtTAGTCAGGGAACCTCTTCACTTAACCATGATCAGGCTGGCATCGTCAATGCGTCATATACAATGGAA GAATTGCTAGGAGTAGCAGAAGCACATGTGGCAGATCAGGCCTTCATAGCAGCTAACAACG CAGAACTGCCGAATTCTAACAACCAATCTAATGGTTATGAATATGATGGTGGCATCTGGTGA